One genomic window of Arthrobacter caoxuetaonis includes the following:
- the nadA gene encoding quinolinate synthase NadA, with translation MTATIPVPGGSVATRIALLSGPEEALNQAQASTATCAPGLASGPWDFDAAPGYGPGASLTDAAPAGIPRQAELPEEYRRTSDAELEERITRAKEFLGDRVVILGHFYQRDEVVRHADFVGDSFQLARAAKSRPDAEAIVFCGVHFMAETADLLSGPDQAVVLPNLAAGCSMADMADADSVAECWEQLSALYGEAPDALGRQPVIPVTYMNSSAALKAFCGENGGIVCTSSNAAAVLEWAFERGQRVLFFPDQHLGRNTAKAMGIPLAAMPMWNPRLPLGGNTPQTLQDAKVLLWNGFCSVHKRFTVAQIEQARAEHPGVRVIVHPECPMPVVDAADESGSTDYIQKAIAAAPAGSTFAVGTEINMVNRLAAQYPQHTIFCLDPVICPCSTMYRIHPGYLAWVLEGLAAGQVHNRITVPAATASAARTALERMLAVRP, from the coding sequence ATGACTGCAACGATTCCGGTCCCGGGCGGCAGCGTAGCCACCAGGATCGCCCTGCTTTCCGGACCCGAAGAGGCGCTGAACCAGGCACAGGCATCAACCGCCACCTGCGCTCCCGGGCTTGCCTCCGGGCCGTGGGATTTCGACGCCGCTCCAGGATACGGTCCCGGTGCCTCCCTGACGGATGCCGCTCCGGCAGGTATTCCCCGCCAGGCCGAGCTGCCGGAAGAATACCGCCGGACATCGGATGCCGAACTGGAAGAGCGGATTACCAGGGCCAAGGAGTTTCTGGGAGACCGCGTGGTGATTCTGGGGCATTTTTACCAACGGGATGAGGTCGTGCGGCACGCAGACTTCGTCGGGGATTCCTTCCAGCTGGCCCGTGCTGCCAAGAGCCGTCCGGACGCCGAAGCCATCGTGTTCTGCGGCGTGCACTTTATGGCAGAGACCGCGGACCTGCTCTCCGGGCCCGATCAGGCCGTTGTGCTGCCGAACCTGGCGGCCGGGTGCTCCATGGCAGATATGGCCGACGCCGACTCCGTCGCCGAATGCTGGGAGCAGCTTTCCGCGCTGTACGGCGAGGCACCGGACGCCCTGGGCCGGCAGCCGGTTATCCCGGTGACCTATATGAACTCCTCCGCGGCGCTGAAAGCGTTCTGCGGGGAGAACGGCGGGATTGTCTGCACGTCTTCCAACGCTGCCGCAGTCCTGGAGTGGGCCTTTGAACGCGGGCAGCGGGTGCTGTTTTTCCCGGACCAGCACCTGGGCCGCAATACCGCCAAGGCCATGGGTATTCCGCTTGCTGCCATGCCCATGTGGAACCCGCGGCTGCCGCTGGGCGGGAACACGCCGCAAACCCTGCAGGACGCCAAAGTCCTGCTCTGGAACGGGTTCTGTTCAGTCCACAAGCGCTTCACCGTCGCCCAGATCGAGCAGGCCCGCGCCGAACACCCAGGAGTCCGGGTGATCGTGCATCCCGAATGCCCCATGCCGGTGGTGGACGCAGCGGACGAGTCCGGTTCCACCGACTACATCCAGAAGGCGATCGCCGCAGCACCTGCGGGAAGCACCTTCGCCGTCGGCACCGAGATCAACATGGTGAACCGGCTGGCCGCGCAGTACCCGCAGCACACGATCTTCTGCCTCGACCCGGTGATCTGCCCCTGCTCGACCATGTACCGGATCCACCCGGGCTACCTCGCCTGGGTGCTGGAGGGACTCGCCGCCGGCCAGGTTCACAACCGGATCACCGTTCCCGCCGCCACAGCCTCGGCGGCCCGTACTGCCCTGGAACGGATGCTGGCGGTCCGGCCGTGA
- a CDS encoding biotin/lipoyl-containing protein, whose translation MAELSFPLPDLGEGLIEATILEWLVAPGDQVERNQPLVEVETSKSAVELPSPQAGIVARIYGDAGEKINVGEPLVVFEVPDDTAGIVGTVPQEAPARRRVRLSAVLDED comes from the coding sequence GTGGCTGAACTTTCCTTTCCCCTGCCCGACCTGGGTGAAGGCCTGATCGAGGCAACCATCCTGGAGTGGCTCGTCGCCCCGGGAGACCAGGTGGAGCGCAACCAGCCCCTGGTCGAGGTGGAGACCTCCAAGTCTGCTGTGGAGCTTCCCTCCCCGCAGGCCGGAATCGTCGCCCGGATCTACGGAGATGCGGGCGAAAAGATCAATGTCGGTGAACCCCTCGTCGTTTTCGAGGTTCCCGATGACACAGCCGGGATTGTTGGAACGGTGCCGCAGGAGGCTCCGGCCCGCCGCCGGGTCCGCTTGTCCGCTGTCCTGGACGAAGACTAG
- a CDS encoding thiamine pyrophosphate-dependent enzyme → MDLDITSIPELTHEELRRLYQLVDATRELDLAAVAWQRQGIIPGYAPELGQEAAQVGSAFAMDTARDFLFPTYREMGVALALGVDMVEYMSTHKASWHGGLYNPVSTGLAPIQAVVGGSVLHAVGWAHGQRLSAAPGSELPAAMAYFGDGASSQGDVHEAMNFAGVLKAPVIFFVQNNGWAISLPTQDQVAGGTVAARAAGYGMPSVTVDGNDAPAVVRATRAALAHARAGNGPVLIEAMTYRRGPHSTSDDPGRYRSLDEERRDAGADPVARLAALLLEDGAADQAFLDASRSEAKAHAEKVREGVQALEPRPGREMFDFVFAEPTDTLKAQARAWREESEHV, encoded by the coding sequence ATGGACCTAGACATAACGAGCATCCCCGAGCTCACACATGAGGAACTGCGCCGGCTGTACCAGCTGGTGGATGCCACGCGGGAGCTGGACCTGGCCGCGGTCGCCTGGCAGCGCCAGGGCATCATCCCGGGCTACGCCCCCGAACTGGGCCAGGAAGCTGCCCAGGTGGGCAGCGCCTTCGCCATGGACACCGCCCGGGATTTCCTGTTCCCCACCTACCGCGAAATGGGTGTGGCTCTGGCACTGGGCGTGGACATGGTCGAGTACATGTCCACTCACAAGGCAAGCTGGCACGGCGGCCTGTACAACCCGGTCAGCACCGGCCTGGCGCCGATCCAGGCAGTTGTTGGGGGTTCCGTGCTCCACGCAGTGGGATGGGCCCACGGACAGCGCCTGTCCGCTGCGCCCGGTTCCGAACTGCCCGCCGCCATGGCCTATTTCGGCGACGGCGCCAGTTCCCAGGGCGATGTGCACGAGGCCATGAACTTTGCCGGTGTCTTGAAGGCCCCGGTCATCTTCTTCGTCCAGAACAACGGCTGGGCTATCTCGCTGCCCACGCAGGACCAGGTTGCCGGCGGCACCGTTGCAGCCCGCGCCGCAGGCTACGGGATGCCCTCCGTGACCGTCGACGGAAATGATGCACCCGCCGTCGTACGCGCCACCCGGGCTGCCCTGGCCCACGCGAGGGCGGGCAACGGCCCGGTGCTGATCGAAGCCATGACCTACCGCCGGGGACCCCACTCCACCAGCGACGACCCGGGACGCTACCGGAGCCTCGACGAGGAACGCCGTGACGCCGGAGCAGATCCCGTAGCCCGGCTTGCCGCACTCCTGCTGGAGGACGGCGCCGCTGACCAGGCTTTCCTGGACGCGTCCCGCAGCGAGGCGAAGGCGCATGCCGAGAAGGTCCGCGAAGGGGTCCAGGCCCTGGAACCGCGTCCCGGCCGGGAAATGTTCGACTTTGTCTTCGCTGAACCCACCGACACCCTGAAAGCCCAGGCCCGTGCCTGGCGGGAGGAATCCGAGCATGTCTAG
- a CDS encoding alpha-ketoacid dehydrogenase subunit beta → MEGSIPGSPAAETISMQAALNRALAEILAEDEKTVVLGEDVGRLGGVFRITDGLQKRFGAERVFDTPLAESGILGMSVGLAMAGYHPIPEVQFDGFAYPAVNQIITQLARMNYRSRGTMPMPVTLRVPSFGGIRAPEHHGESLEALFAHVPGLKVVSPSNPHDAYHLLKHSARQPDPVIFMEPKSRYWQKDTVDFADAGSPLGSKVVRPGRHLTLVAWGAMVARCLQVAELAAEDGIEIEVLDLRWLKPIDAAGLAASVSRTRRAVVVHEAPLTAGLGAEVAALITQHCFDTLRAPVERVTGFDVPYPSGDLEDEYIPNVDRILFGIQRVLEYRRG, encoded by the coding sequence ATGGAAGGTTCCATCCCCGGCTCCCCCGCTGCCGAAACAATCTCGATGCAGGCCGCCCTCAACCGGGCTCTTGCGGAGATCCTTGCCGAGGACGAAAAAACTGTTGTCCTCGGAGAAGACGTGGGACGCCTCGGCGGGGTCTTCCGCATCACCGACGGTCTGCAGAAGCGGTTCGGAGCCGAACGCGTCTTCGATACACCGCTGGCGGAGTCGGGAATCCTGGGCATGTCGGTGGGACTGGCCATGGCCGGCTACCACCCGATCCCCGAGGTCCAGTTCGACGGCTTCGCCTATCCTGCGGTCAACCAGATCATTACCCAGCTGGCCCGGATGAACTACCGCAGCCGCGGAACCATGCCGATGCCCGTAACCCTCCGGGTGCCCAGCTTTGGCGGGATCCGCGCACCTGAACATCACGGCGAGTCGCTTGAGGCGCTCTTCGCGCATGTGCCGGGGCTGAAGGTTGTCTCGCCGTCCAATCCGCACGACGCCTACCACCTGCTCAAGCACTCGGCCCGCCAGCCGGACCCGGTGATCTTCATGGAACCGAAGTCCCGGTACTGGCAGAAGGACACAGTCGACTTCGCCGACGCGGGTTCCCCGCTGGGTTCCAAGGTTGTGCGCCCAGGGCGCCACCTGACCCTTGTTGCCTGGGGTGCCATGGTGGCGCGCTGCCTGCAGGTCGCCGAACTCGCCGCCGAGGACGGCATCGAGATCGAGGTGCTGGACCTGCGCTGGCTCAAGCCGATCGATGCCGCCGGACTTGCCGCATCAGTGTCCCGCACCCGGCGGGCAGTAGTGGTCCACGAGGCCCCGCTCACCGCCGGGCTGGGCGCTGAAGTCGCCGCGCTGATCACCCAGCACTGCTTTGACACACTGCGGGCGCCGGTGGAACGGGTCACGGGATTCGACGTACCGTATCCCTCAGGTGATCTTGAAGACGAATACATCCCGAACGTTGACCGGATCCTTTTCGGGATCCAGCGAGTATTGGAGTACCGGCGTGGCTGA
- a CDS encoding ABC transporter substrate-binding protein yields MKRTVPVILAATAALALSACGGGSLSGDEGTAASEGSAGLTELSVGVIPIVDTAPIWLGKEQGFFEEEGIDLDIQTTTGGAAAVPGVVSGDFQFAFGNVVSVMVANDKGLDLQFVSNGNSTTGDTSSDFGAVVVAADSEIQTAADLAGKTVSVNNLANIGDTTIRKVVEDAGGDHESIKFVEIPFPDAPAALESGQVDAAWILDPFLTQSVDNGARVIAYNFAETHENLDISGYFTSTKYVGENPELVEKFTAAMNKSLEYAQENPDAVRDIVGTYTKIDDEMRAKMILPTFRAEFDREGLTVLGEAAASYGTLSKAPDLDAMLPAQD; encoded by the coding sequence GTGAAACGTACTGTCCCCGTTATCCTCGCCGCCACTGCGGCCCTCGCCCTCAGCGCCTGCGGCGGTGGCTCACTTTCCGGTGACGAAGGCACAGCGGCGTCCGAAGGGTCCGCGGGCCTGACCGAGCTGTCCGTCGGCGTGATCCCGATCGTTGACACTGCACCCATCTGGCTCGGCAAGGAGCAGGGTTTCTTCGAAGAAGAAGGAATCGACCTCGATATCCAGACGACCACGGGTGGCGCGGCCGCCGTTCCCGGCGTGGTCAGCGGTGATTTCCAGTTCGCTTTCGGCAACGTCGTCTCGGTGATGGTGGCCAATGACAAGGGCCTGGACCTTCAGTTCGTGTCCAACGGCAACTCGACCACGGGCGACACCAGCTCCGACTTCGGCGCCGTTGTTGTAGCCGCAGACTCGGAGATCCAGACCGCGGCGGACCTCGCCGGCAAGACCGTGTCCGTGAACAACCTTGCCAACATCGGTGACACCACCATCCGCAAGGTCGTGGAGGATGCCGGCGGGGACCACGAAAGCATCAAGTTCGTCGAGATCCCCTTCCCGGATGCTCCCGCTGCGCTTGAAAGCGGACAGGTTGACGCCGCCTGGATCCTGGATCCGTTCCTGACGCAGTCCGTGGATAACGGTGCCCGGGTCATCGCCTACAACTTCGCCGAAACCCACGAGAACCTGGACATTTCCGGCTACTTCACCTCCACGAAGTACGTCGGGGAAAACCCGGAACTCGTCGAGAAGTTCACTGCGGCGATGAACAAGTCGCTCGAATACGCCCAGGAGAATCCGGACGCCGTCCGCGACATCGTCGGTACCTACACCAAGATCGATGACGAAATGCGCGCCAAAATGATCCTGCCGACCTTCCGGGCCGAGTTCGACCGCGAGGGCCTGACCGTGCTGGGTGAGGCTGCTGCCAGCTACGGCACGCTCTCCAAGGCTCCGGACCTGGACGCTATGCTGCCCGCACAGGACTAA
- a CDS encoding ABC transporter permease, with translation MNILKKSGYIIGLPALLIFIWWISTQGSTNFFVPKPGTLVDKFFTVWIGDRLVQDVLPSVTRLVIGILLAIVLGAGLGILIGTTRWLRSLLEPVLEFFRAIPPPVLIPVLMLLIGVNDQMKIAVIVSGCIWPVLLNTIEGVRAVDGVLSDSARTFRIGGLARLRYLVLPSASPQIMAGIRQCLSIGLILMVISEMFASSEGLGFTIVQFQRSFAIPEMWSGIVVLGLIGVAMSFLFQWAERRILGWYHGLREVEHAE, from the coding sequence ATGAACATTCTCAAGAAGTCCGGCTACATCATCGGACTGCCCGCACTGCTCATCTTCATCTGGTGGATCAGCACGCAGGGCAGCACCAACTTCTTCGTTCCCAAGCCGGGAACCCTGGTGGACAAGTTTTTCACCGTGTGGATCGGGGACCGGCTGGTGCAGGACGTCCTGCCCAGCGTCACCCGCCTGGTGATCGGTATCCTCCTGGCCATCGTCCTTGGGGCCGGGCTGGGAATCCTCATCGGCACCACGCGGTGGCTTCGGAGCCTGCTGGAACCCGTACTGGAGTTCTTCCGGGCGATCCCGCCGCCAGTGCTGATTCCGGTCCTGATGCTGCTGATCGGCGTCAATGACCAGATGAAGATTGCGGTCATCGTTTCGGGCTGCATCTGGCCGGTGCTGCTCAACACGATCGAGGGCGTCCGCGCCGTCGACGGCGTGCTCAGCGATTCTGCCCGCACCTTCCGGATCGGGGGACTTGCCCGCCTGCGGTACCTGGTTCTTCCCAGTGCCAGCCCGCAGATTATGGCCGGCATTCGCCAGTGCCTGTCCATCGGCCTGATCCTGATGGTGATTTCGGAGATGTTCGCATCCTCGGAGGGCCTCGGCTTCACCATCGTCCAGTTCCAGCGGTCCTTCGCCATTCCTGAAATGTGGAGCGGCATTGTGGTCCTGGGTCTGATCGGCGTGGCCATGTCATTTTTGTTCCAGTGGGCTGAACGCCGCATTCTCGGCTGGTACCACGGTTTGAGAGAGGTTGAACATGCAGAGTAA
- a CDS encoding alpha/beta fold hydrolase has protein sequence MEILEGTEPVLSSEIYEPADDAGLRPVLLLHGFASSAEMNWVSTGWIRTLTEAGRRVIAVDLPGHGRSTSPAGREHYYPSRIRSRILDMLTAAGVRPLEPHDRSSGVDIVGYSLGSRLAWEFGAAAPELVHRMVLGGPGSGDPLAEFDLDGARQALAGGSPLTDPVSADLLRMATIVPSNDLEALFTLIEAIKEEPFRPAAAVPAMPLLLVAGENDELAASAPELAELNGRSDLLLLPGRHHANAVTSRAFKSSAVDFLSQGAAPLP, from the coding sequence ATGGAGATCCTTGAGGGCACCGAGCCCGTGCTGTCCAGCGAAATCTACGAACCCGCGGACGACGCCGGGCTGCGTCCCGTACTGCTCCTCCACGGTTTTGCTTCCTCAGCGGAAATGAACTGGGTTTCCACCGGATGGATCCGAACGCTCACCGAGGCCGGCCGCCGGGTAATCGCCGTCGACCTCCCGGGCCACGGACGCAGCACCTCGCCGGCCGGACGCGAGCACTACTATCCCAGCCGGATCCGCAGCCGGATCCTGGATATGCTCACGGCTGCCGGGGTCCGGCCGCTGGAGCCGCACGACCGCTCCTCGGGCGTGGACATCGTGGGCTACTCGCTGGGCTCCCGCCTCGCGTGGGAGTTTGGTGCAGCGGCGCCGGAGCTGGTGCACCGGATGGTCCTGGGCGGTCCGGGTTCCGGTGATCCGCTGGCGGAGTTCGACCTTGACGGCGCCCGGCAGGCGCTGGCCGGCGGCTCACCCCTCACGGACCCCGTCAGTGCCGACCTGCTCAGGATGGCAACCATTGTCCCCTCCAATGACCTGGAGGCTTTGTTCACGTTGATCGAGGCGATCAAGGAAGAGCCGTTCCGCCCCGCCGCCGCAGTTCCGGCGATGCCCCTGCTGCTCGTAGCGGGTGAGAACGATGAGCTCGCTGCTTCCGCCCCGGAATTGGCTGAGCTGAACGGACGCTCGGATCTGCTGCTTCTTCCTGGCCGGCATCACGCCAACGCAGTGACCTCGCGCGCTTTCAAGAGCTCAGCCGTGGATTTCCTCTCCCAGGGCGCCGCACCGCTTCCCTGA
- a CDS encoding NUDIX hydrolase: MSPRYANVSEREQEPPSLAISTVIFALRPDPDTGNLTLWLPLVRRIRQPYLDLWALPGGPLRPTESLQDAAARNLQETTALAPRYLEQLYAFGGPDRSPSPRVVSIVYWALVQPDEAALARQDENVAWFRADRVGTLAFDHNQIVEYALWRLRNKLEYGTVAYAFLGSTFTLAQVREVYEAVLGRALDPANFRRQLQSSVHIEPTDEYLQGGRHRPPRLYRYTGPDPRENSFPSQR, from the coding sequence ATGAGCCCCAGATACGCCAACGTTTCGGAGCGGGAGCAGGAGCCGCCGTCGCTGGCCATTTCCACGGTGATCTTTGCGCTGCGCCCGGATCCGGATACCGGAAACCTGACGCTGTGGCTTCCCCTGGTCCGCCGGATCCGGCAGCCCTACCTGGATCTGTGGGCTCTGCCGGGCGGTCCGCTGCGGCCCACCGAGTCGCTCCAGGACGCCGCCGCCAGGAACCTGCAGGAGACCACAGCCCTGGCACCCCGGTATCTTGAACAGCTGTACGCCTTTGGCGGCCCGGACAGGTCCCCGTCGCCCCGCGTGGTGTCGATTGTGTACTGGGCGCTGGTGCAGCCGGACGAGGCAGCGCTGGCCCGGCAGGACGAGAACGTGGCATGGTTCCGGGCAGACCGGGTGGGCACCCTGGCCTTCGACCACAATCAGATCGTCGAGTACGCGCTCTGGCGCCTGCGCAACAAGCTCGAGTACGGAACCGTGGCCTACGCGTTCCTTGGCTCCACCTTCACCCTGGCCCAGGTCCGGGAAGTCTATGAAGCCGTCCTCGGCCGGGCACTGGATCCGGCGAACTTCCGCCGCCAGCTCCAGTCATCAGTGCACATCGAGCCCACCGACGAGTACCTGCAGGGCGGGCGGCACCGGCCCCCGCGGCTGTACCGCTACACCGGCCCGGATCCCCGGGAGAATTCCTTCCCCAGCCAGCGATGA
- a CDS encoding Lrp/AsnC family transcriptional regulator, whose product MATDQLDARIVSLFTDDPRMSVLEASRMLKVARATVQARLDRMQRNGVIAGWGPRLDPAALGYVVTAYCSLTIRQDMGHDAVVAALAEIPEVQEAHTVSGESDLIARVAARSNSDLQRVIDSMVATGAVLRSSSVIVLNTHFEGRMLPLLHAAAGADAAEPEKSA is encoded by the coding sequence ATGGCAACAGATCAGCTCGACGCCCGGATCGTGTCCCTCTTTACCGATGACCCCCGGATGTCGGTCCTGGAAGCGTCCCGCATGCTCAAGGTTGCCCGTGCCACAGTGCAGGCCCGGCTTGACCGGATGCAGCGCAACGGCGTCATAGCCGGCTGGGGGCCCCGGCTTGATCCTGCCGCACTGGGCTACGTCGTCACGGCGTACTGCTCTCTCACTATCCGCCAGGATATGGGGCATGACGCCGTCGTAGCCGCCCTGGCAGAGATTCCTGAGGTCCAGGAAGCGCACACTGTCTCCGGGGAAAGTGATCTCATTGCCCGGGTGGCCGCGCGGTCAAACTCGGATCTGCAGCGTGTGATCGACTCAATGGTTGCCACCGGTGCCGTACTGAGATCCTCTTCGGTGATCGTGCTGAACACCCACTTCGAAGGGCGGATGCTGCCGCTGCTGCATGCCGCCGCAGGCGCAGACGCCGCGGAGCCGGAAAAGAGCGCGTAA
- a CDS encoding ABC transporter permease encodes MNISKRLPTGPLLGLAGILGFLLTWELIPRLGVVNPRFLPPASEVLVVFVSNFGLGAFWAAVLDTMTGWFLGLLIATVAAVVLGLIIGSSDFLRKATNSTIEFLRPIPSVALIPLAVLLFGLSLESTLLLVIYASFWQVLIQVLYGVADVDPVASNTAKSFGLGTFARIRYVVWPTTLPYLMTGIRLAAAVALILAITASLIIGSPGLGKEIANAQSGGAIAQMYALVLTTGVLGILINMGMRVIERRTLSWHSSVRGEVVV; translated from the coding sequence ATGAACATCTCCAAACGCCTCCCCACGGGGCCGTTGCTCGGGTTGGCAGGAATCCTTGGATTCCTGCTGACCTGGGAACTCATTCCCCGGCTGGGTGTGGTCAATCCCCGCTTCCTCCCTCCTGCCAGCGAAGTACTCGTCGTGTTCGTCAGCAATTTTGGGCTCGGCGCTTTCTGGGCCGCCGTTCTTGACACAATGACCGGCTGGTTCCTGGGCCTGCTGATCGCGACCGTAGCCGCCGTCGTGCTTGGACTTATCATCGGTTCCAGCGATTTCCTGCGGAAGGCAACCAACTCCACCATCGAGTTCCTTCGCCCGATCCCCTCGGTGGCGCTGATTCCGCTCGCCGTGCTGCTGTTCGGCCTGAGCCTGGAATCGACCCTGCTCCTGGTGATTTACGCTTCCTTCTGGCAGGTCCTGATCCAGGTCCTGTACGGAGTGGCTGACGTAGATCCGGTGGCGAGCAATACGGCCAAGAGCTTCGGCCTGGGCACGTTTGCCCGCATCCGGTACGTGGTGTGGCCCACCACCCTGCCGTACCTGATGACCGGCATCCGGCTGGCTGCAGCCGTGGCGCTGATCCTGGCGATCACCGCCAGCCTGATCATCGGTTCCCCGGGCCTTGGCAAGGAAATCGCCAATGCCCAGTCCGGCGGTGCCATCGCGCAGATGTATGCGCTGGTACTCACCACCGGCGTCCTGGGCATCCTCATCAACATGGGCATGCGGGTCATTGAACGCCGCACGCTGTCCTGGCACAGTTCGGTGCGCGGGGAGGTCGTCGTATGA
- a CDS encoding serine/threonine-protein kinase, with protein sequence MDLFLGQRYRTTDLIGTGGAASVLRATDENLGREVAVKIFRPSVQEDDAYRRQHTETLLLATLNHPGLVTLLDAGLHHDEDGNVLNYIVMELVDGPDLRRTLKSGPLPAVSVASLGADLADALAYIHSQGVIHRDVKPANILLYPQGELDSRLYPKLTDFGIARFVEATVATAHGATIGTANYLSPEQAQGGTVQPSTDIYSLGLVLLESLTGEKAFPGPIVEAAVARLLRDPHIPDALGDDWVQLLRSMTSRLPDTRPAAHEAAAALRLLALEPEAAPAVGEDSAAEEEEVTTGGVTTGNIYIPLPPTHAPSLP encoded by the coding sequence TTGGACCTATTCCTGGGCCAGCGCTACCGCACCACCGATCTCATCGGAACGGGCGGCGCTGCTTCTGTGCTCCGGGCGACCGACGAGAACCTGGGCCGCGAAGTTGCGGTCAAGATTTTCCGTCCGTCTGTCCAGGAGGACGACGCTTACCGCCGCCAGCACACAGAGACGCTGCTGCTGGCGACGCTGAACCACCCGGGGCTGGTCACTCTGCTCGACGCAGGCCTGCACCATGACGAGGACGGCAACGTCCTGAACTACATCGTGATGGAACTTGTCGACGGCCCCGACCTGCGCCGTACTTTGAAGTCCGGGCCGCTGCCGGCAGTCTCGGTTGCTTCCCTGGGCGCAGACCTGGCCGATGCGCTGGCCTACATTCATTCCCAGGGAGTCATCCACCGGGACGTGAAACCGGCCAATATCCTGCTCTATCCGCAGGGTGAGCTTGATTCGCGGCTCTATCCCAAACTGACCGACTTCGGCATCGCCAGGTTCGTCGAAGCCACGGTCGCCACAGCCCACGGAGCCACCATAGGCACCGCGAACTACCTCAGCCCGGAGCAGGCACAGGGCGGGACGGTCCAGCCTTCCACCGACATCTATTCGCTCGGCCTGGTGCTGCTTGAATCGCTCACCGGCGAAAAGGCCTTCCCCGGACCGATTGTGGAGGCCGCCGTCGCGCGGCTGCTCCGCGATCCGCACATCCCCGATGCACTTGGCGATGACTGGGTGCAGCTGCTCCGCTCGATGACATCCCGCCTGCCCGATACCAGGCCGGCCGCCCACGAGGCAGCTGCGGCACTGCGCCTGCTGGCCCTGGAGCCGGAGGCGGCTCCGGCGGTCGGCGAGGATTCAGCAGCAGAGGAAGAGGAAGTCACCACCGGCGGCGTGACGACCGGCAATATCTATATTCCGCTGCCGCCGACTCACGCACCCAGCCTGCCCTAG
- a CDS encoding ABC transporter ATP-binding protein, with translation MQSNPTDGQGQPLLSVRGVQKIYKVDAGEIEAVRNLTFDLRPGELVCLVGPSGSGKTTLLKIIAGLMAPTSGEVVLEGKKVTEPPKDMAVVFQEYGRSLFPWMTVRANVELPLKNARIPKGERTQLVEDALEAVGLHDVPTSYPWQLSGGMQQRVAIARAVAYQPKVLLMDEPFAAVDAQTRADLEDLVRSVWEKLGVTILFVTHDIDESVYLGERVVVLSSSPTVVQEDIVIDLPEKRDQLTTRSLPRFVELRNHVYEQIQIAKRNKGVESVQATESRTSVPHGAALVDGGDPPGGGGSDFS, from the coding sequence ATGCAGAGTAACCCCACGGATGGCCAGGGCCAGCCGCTGCTTTCGGTCCGGGGCGTCCAGAAGATCTACAAGGTCGACGCCGGAGAGATTGAAGCTGTCCGGAACCTGACGTTTGACCTGCGCCCGGGGGAGCTGGTCTGCCTTGTTGGCCCGTCCGGCAGCGGCAAGACGACGCTGCTGAAGATCATTGCCGGGCTCATGGCCCCGACGTCGGGCGAAGTGGTCCTGGAAGGCAAGAAGGTCACTGAGCCGCCCAAGGACATGGCCGTTGTCTTCCAGGAGTACGGGCGGAGCCTCTTTCCCTGGATGACGGTGCGGGCCAACGTTGAGCTTCCGCTGAAGAATGCGCGCATCCCCAAGGGTGAGCGTACCCAGCTGGTGGAGGATGCACTCGAGGCTGTTGGACTGCACGACGTGCCCACGAGCTACCCCTGGCAGCTCTCCGGCGGCATGCAGCAGCGCGTGGCCATTGCCCGCGCCGTCGCGTACCAGCCCAAGGTCCTGCTCATGGACGAGCCGTTCGCCGCCGTCGACGCCCAGACACGGGCCGACCTGGAGGACCTGGTCCGAAGCGTGTGGGAGAAGCTGGGAGTCACGATCCTCTTCGTCACCCATGACATCGATGAGTCTGTCTACCTCGGGGAACGGGTGGTAGTGCTCTCAAGCTCGCCGACCGTGGTCCAGGAAGACATTGTGATCGACCTTCCGGAGAAGCGGGACCAGCTGACCACACGGTCGCTTCCGCGCTTCGTGGAGCTCCGCAACCACGTGTACGAGCAGATCCAGATCGCCAAGCGCAACAAGGGCGTCGAATCCGTCCAGGCCACCGAGTCCAGGACCTCGGTGCCCCATGGCGCCGCATTGGTCGACGGCGGAGACCCGCCCGGCGGCGGGGGAAGCGACTTCTCCTAG